The segment CCAGTCGCCTCATGGATCGGCAGCGCATCCATATCCGCCCTCAGGCCCACAGTGCGTCCTGACGCCGTCTGCCGCCCCTCAATCACCGCAACCACACCGGTCTGCCCGATGCCAGTGGTGATGTCGGTGATGCCGAAGCTGCGCAGCTTTTCCTCGACGAATTTCGCGGTCTCATGCACGTCGAATTGGATTTCGGGATATTGGTGTAAATGCCGCCGCCATGCGGTGATTTCTGCGTGTGTCTCGGCAAAGCGGTTCTTGATCGGCATTTTGGATATCCTGCTGGAGAAATTCAGAAAGGTGGCCCTAAATCTATTGCGCTTCCATCTGAAAACCTGTCTGCGCGGAACCGTTTCAGATCATGCCCCAAAGCATCCCCCATGACCAGAGCGGCCAGCACCCGACCCATCCCCGGCCCGATGCCAAAACCGTGCCCCGCCATGCCGGTGCCAATAACCAAACCCGGAATTGCAGCACAGTGATCCACGATCGGCACCTGATCAGGCATCGTGTCAATCATGCCTGCCCAGGCGGATTTCAACCGCACCTGCGGCAAACTGGGGAATCGTTCCTGAAAGTTGCGTACAAGGCGGCGCAACTGCTTCATATCGGGGGCCGGATCAAGGATACGCATCCGCTCAAACGGTGTGACCTCGTCGCCCGCCCACCGGCGCGGCGTGCCCCAAGCATCGGGAAACCCCTTGGGCGAGGTGGGGCGGTAGGTCTGGCCAAAGGGGGTTTGGCGCAGCTGCGGCAGATATTTGCGAAAGGCGCGAAAGGCATCGGGCCCGATGAACAACTCGGCCACCCCTGCGGGTGCCAAAGTATAGCCGCCATCCATCCGGCGGCGGAACGCAACGCGGTTGTCCGCGGCGGCACCGCTGTGGACATCCGGCAATACATGGGTCGCCGCCACGCTTTCACGCACTGAAAGCAGCGGGATATCAACGCCGTGGTTGCGCAGGAACAACGAGGACCACGCGCCCCCCGCCAACACAACCGAAGGTGATTTAATCAGGCCGCGCTCGGTCACCACCCCTGCCACATTGCCCGCCTGCACATCCAGCATCCGCACAGCGCAGTTTTCAATGATCCGGACGCCGGCGGCTCTGGCGATCCCCGCCAATGCGGGAACAGCCGTCCACGGCTCGGCGCGCATATCCGATGGTGTCACCATGGCGCCGCGCATCCGTGCGCTCATCTGCGGGAACATCGACGCGGTTTCCGACCCGTTGAGAATCTTCGTATCGACACCTAAGCCGCGCGCATGGGCGGTCCATCGCTCGAAACCGGCCAGCTGTTTGGAGGTCTGCGCGAAATAGGTCACGCCGCCTTGGCGTAACCCGAAATCGACACCGGTTTGCGCGGCGAGTTCTTTCCAGCGCCCAAGCGCTTCGATCATGATCGGCAATTCGTCGGGGTCACGCCCCTGCTGGCGGATCCATCCCCAATTGCGCGACGATTGCTCGCCTGCGATGCGCCCTTTTTCCAGCAGCACAACCGATTGCCCTGCCTGTGCCAGATAAAGCGCTGTGCAGATCCCGATGACGCCACCGCCGATCACCACCACATCGGTCGCAGCGGGCAGTGGCCCCGCAAACTGCACGGGGCTGGTGTCTGAAATTGGAAAAGCCTGCATTGTTATCCCTCAAACGCGCCGTCCGGGCCCCGCGACAGCCCCGCAAGAGGCCGCGCCGTTTTATGAACCCAGACGCACCAGCAGCTTGCGCATGAAATCATGGCCCGCGTTAAACTGTGCCACTTCGATGAATTCGTTTGGCTGATGCGCCTGTGCGATGTCACCCGGCCCACAAATCACCGCAGAATATCCGGCGTCCTGAAACTGCCCGGCTTCAGTGCCATAGCTGACCTTGTGGCTGGCATTGTCACCGGTGATCTGGCGCACAAGCGTTTCGGCCTCGCCGTCCTGCTCCGGTTGTAGGGCCGGCACGTCAAAGCGTTCGCTGATCCTGATCTCGGTTTCGGGCACGACCGCCTGCATTTGCGCTTCGACCTCGCGCACTTTCTTGAGGTAGGCCGTCGCCCAGTAATCCTTGTCTTCGCCGGGCACCACACGGAAATCCATCGCGAAATGGCAATCCTTGGCCGTGATGTTATGCGCCGTACCGCCCGAAATCATACCGACGTGGCAGGTGGTGAAAGGCGGATCGAACATCGCGGCCAGATCAGTCGGTTTGGCCGCCATATTGGCCGTGTTCATCTCGTTTGCCCATTCGATCAGCTTGGCACCCGCCATGATCGCATTGACGCCCGTGTGCAGCAGCGATGAATGCACTTCGAAACCCACGACATGGGTATCAAACCCCGTGCCGCCCTTGTGGCCCGTGACCGCCTGCATCGTCGATGGCTCTCCAATGATCGCCGCCGACCCTTTGGGCAGCACGGGCTGCATCGCCTTGATCATCGGCGGCGCACCGGTGCAGCCGATTTCTTCGTCAAAGCTGAGCGCGATCTGCAAGGGGCGTTTCAGCCCTGCA is part of the Sulfitobacter geojensis genome and harbors:
- the argE gene encoding acetylornithine deacetylase produces the protein MTDRLTPLELMTKLISFPTVSRDSNIPLIDWVAEYLASHGIESHRYIDPDQPKHALFAHVGPWEEGAVVLSGHTDVVPVDGQPWDTDPFTVVEKDGKYYGRGTCDMKGFDALAIWALVEGKYAGLKRPLQIALSFDEEIGCTGAPPMIKAMQPVLPKGSAAIIGEPSTMQAVTGHKGGTGFDTHVVGFEVHSSLLHTGVNAIMAGAKLIEWANEMNTANMAAKPTDLAAMFDPPFTTCHVGMISGGTAHNITAKDCHFAMDFRVVPGEDKDYWATAYLKKVREVEAQMQAVVPETEIRISERFDVPALQPEQDGEAETLVRQITGDNASHKVSYGTEAGQFQDAGYSAVICGPGDIAQAHQPNEFIEVAQFNAGHDFMRKLLVRLGS
- a CDS encoding NAD(P)/FAD-dependent oxidoreductase, with the translated sequence MQAFPISDTSPVQFAGPLPAATDVVVIGGGVIGICTALYLAQAGQSVVLLEKGRIAGEQSSRNWGWIRQQGRDPDELPIMIEALGRWKELAAQTGVDFGLRQGGVTYFAQTSKQLAGFERWTAHARGLGVDTKILNGSETASMFPQMSARMRGAMVTPSDMRAEPWTAVPALAGIARAAGVRIIENCAVRMLDVQAGNVAGVVTERGLIKSPSVVLAGGAWSSLFLRNHGVDIPLLSVRESVAATHVLPDVHSGAAADNRVAFRRRMDGGYTLAPAGVAELFIGPDAFRAFRKYLPQLRQTPFGQTYRPTSPKGFPDAWGTPRRWAGDEVTPFERMRILDPAPDMKQLRRLVRNFQERFPSLPQVRLKSAWAGMIDTMPDQVPIVDHCAAIPGLVIGTGMAGHGFGIGPGMGRVLAALVMGDALGHDLKRFRADRFSDGSAIDLGPPF